The following are encoded in a window of Natronoarchaeum philippinense genomic DNA:
- a CDS encoding 2'-5' RNA ligase family protein has protein sequence MFSLNAPVPGQVSALASRLHPELVGFDSIRDRHSILVKRLGDGDDVGGFYPLAEQARRSLAGAPAVEARISEIDIFEDPPNGAAPVVYLAVESPGLDRIHRTLVDDLGAIKGLEGPDYTMHVTLARGGNLEAARRLAEREIEPIEWTVSELEFWDASRAEVVRTVSLPA, from the coding sequence GTGTTCAGCCTGAACGCTCCCGTTCCCGGACAGGTGTCCGCACTCGCCTCGCGGCTCCACCCCGAGCTGGTCGGCTTCGACTCGATCCGGGATCGCCACTCGATTCTCGTCAAGCGTCTCGGCGACGGCGACGATGTCGGCGGCTTCTATCCCCTCGCAGAGCAGGCCCGCCGGTCGCTCGCCGGCGCACCCGCTGTCGAGGCTCGGATCTCCGAGATCGACATCTTCGAGGACCCGCCCAACGGCGCCGCGCCGGTCGTGTATCTCGCCGTCGAGAGTCCCGGACTCGATCGGATCCACCGCACGCTCGTCGACGATCTGGGCGCGATCAAGGGGTTGGAGGGCCCCGACTACACGATGCACGTCACGCTGGCGCGGGGCGGGAATCTGGAGGCGGCGCGGCGTCTCGCCGAGCGGGAGATCGAGCCGATCGAGTGGACGGTTTCAGAACTGGAGTTCTGGGATGCGAGCCGGGCGGAAGTGGTGCGGACGGTGTCGCTGCCGGCGTAG
- a CDS encoding DUF7554 family protein, producing MMNTRGDMDVDGLLRIVLVLVILLLVLEIVGEVFGLLLGVLGFLQPLVLLGLLVLLVLWLTDRL from the coding sequence ATGATGAACACACGCGGGGACATGGACGTCGACGGACTGCTCCGGATCGTGCTCGTGCTCGTGATCTTGCTCCTCGTCTTGGAGATCGTCGGCGAGGTGTTCGGCCTGCTGCTCGGCGTTCTTGGGTTCCTGCAGCCGCTGGTTCTGCTGGGACTTCTCGTGTTGCTCGTGCTGTGGCTCACCGACCGGCTGTAA
- a CDS encoding nitric-oxide reductase large subunit, protein MQVTRQTLAKALVVVFVANLIVMGAGAALAYQQEPPIPETVVGPDGQTVVTAEQVQDGKKTFQSNGLMNHGSILGNGAYYGEDYTADALELKTQYMKAYYADERHGAEYEALDAGEQASIDAAVKDELQTTGSSGTIQYSAAELYAHQQVREEYVQRYHEGSAERGVPEGMIESESEARDFADFAMWTAWIAHADRPGTDHSYTNEWPYVPDAGNVPTGATLTWSVISMVLLVAGAGAGVYLYRSIDLAEPSAEGIDVPHPDDIDLTPSQIAALGFVAVSALLFLAQVLLGGLLAHFYIERDAFFGLGELLGFNILQWVPFAMAKTWHIDLGVLWIATLWLGAGLFLGPLLTGHEPKNQKRYVYGLLGALVVVTVGGMTGIWLGANGYLPENLWWLLGNEGLEYLEVGRVWQVGLLAGFGIWAVLVARGFKPLLDREPRFGLAHMILYAGGSIGLLFMAGMFYTPDTNIVTTEFWRWWVVHMWVEGAFEFFIVAIVGLTLVSMNLLSKRSAEKAVGLEALLVMGSGVIGVSHHYWWIGQPDVWIPLGSVFSTLELIPLMFILFEAIGEYRAMADAGESFPYKLPFAFIVASGVWNFVGAGVLGFFINLPLINYYEHGTYLTVGHAHAAMFGAFGFLALGMATYILRITTESANWSARRLRAAFWCWNVGLALMVFVSVLPVGFLQLEAAFTESYAVARSVAFYERPLVQALFWARMPGDALIIVGTALFGWDVVEKLRTVRSSSTDPDEQVVSDRVMVESDD, encoded by the coding sequence ATGCAAGTCACGAGACAGACCTTGGCGAAGGCGCTCGTCGTCGTCTTCGTCGCCAATCTGATCGTCATGGGGGCCGGCGCGGCGCTGGCCTACCAGCAGGAGCCGCCGATCCCCGAGACGGTCGTCGGGCCGGACGGGCAGACGGTCGTCACCGCCGAACAGGTACAGGACGGCAAGAAGACGTTCCAGTCGAACGGGCTGATGAACCACGGGTCGATTCTGGGCAACGGCGCGTACTACGGTGAGGACTACACCGCAGATGCGCTGGAGCTCAAGACCCAGTACATGAAGGCGTACTACGCCGACGAGCGCCACGGCGCCGAGTACGAGGCGCTCGACGCCGGCGAGCAAGCGTCGATCGACGCCGCTGTCAAGGACGAACTGCAGACGACCGGGTCGAGCGGGACGATCCAGTACTCCGCGGCCGAGCTGTACGCCCACCAGCAGGTCCGCGAGGAGTACGTCCAGCGGTATCACGAGGGCTCGGCCGAGCGCGGCGTCCCCGAGGGGATGATCGAATCCGAGTCGGAAGCCCGTGACTTCGCCGACTTTGCGATGTGGACCGCGTGGATCGCCCACGCCGACCGGCCGGGCACCGACCACAGCTACACCAACGAGTGGCCCTACGTCCCCGACGCCGGCAACGTCCCGACCGGCGCGACGCTGACGTGGAGCGTCATCAGCATGGTGTTGCTGGTCGCAGGCGCCGGCGCTGGCGTCTACCTCTACCGGTCGATCGACCTAGCCGAGCCGAGTGCCGAGGGGATCGACGTACCCCACCCCGACGACATCGACCTGACGCCGAGCCAGATCGCGGCGCTCGGCTTCGTCGCGGTGTCTGCGCTGCTGTTCTTGGCGCAGGTGTTGCTCGGCGGGCTGCTCGCACACTTCTACATCGAGCGCGACGCCTTCTTCGGACTGGGCGAGCTGCTCGGGTTCAACATTCTCCAGTGGGTTCCCTTTGCGATGGCCAAGACGTGGCACATCGACCTCGGGGTGCTCTGGATCGCCACGCTGTGGCTCGGCGCCGGGCTCTTTTTGGGCCCGCTGCTGACCGGCCACGAGCCGAAGAACCAGAAACGGTACGTCTACGGACTGCTCGGCGCGCTCGTCGTCGTCACGGTCGGCGGCATGACCGGCATCTGGTTGGGCGCCAACGGCTACCTCCCCGAGAACCTGTGGTGGCTACTCGGCAACGAGGGGCTGGAGTACCTCGAAGTCGGCCGCGTCTGGCAGGTCGGGCTACTCGCCGGCTTCGGCATCTGGGCGGTACTGGTCGCCCGCGGGTTCAAGCCGCTGCTGGATCGTGAGCCCCGCTTTGGCCTCGCGCACATGATCCTGTACGCGGGCGGGTCGATCGGCCTGCTGTTTATGGCCGGGATGTTCTACACCCCCGACACCAACATCGTCACCACCGAGTTCTGGCGCTGGTGGGTCGTCCACATGTGGGTCGAGGGCGCCTTCGAGTTCTTCATCGTCGCCATCGTCGGGCTGACGCTGGTCTCGATGAACCTGCTCTCGAAACGCTCGGCGGAGAAGGCCGTCGGCCTCGAAGCGCTGCTGGTGATGGGCAGCGGCGTCATCGGCGTCTCGCATCACTACTGGTGGATCGGCCAGCCCGACGTGTGGATCCCGCTGGGCAGCGTGTTCTCCACGCTGGAGCTGATCCCGCTCATGTTCATCCTGTTCGAAGCCATCGGCGAGTACCGCGCGATGGCCGACGCCGGGGAGTCGTTCCCCTACAAGTTGCCCTTCGCGTTCATCGTCGCAAGCGGCGTCTGGAACTTCGTCGGCGCCGGCGTGCTCGGCTTCTTCATCAACCTGCCGCTGATCAACTACTACGAGCACGGCACCTACCTCACGGTGGGCCACGCCCACGCCGCGATGTTCGGCGCCTTCGGCTTCCTCGCGCTGGGGATGGCAACCTACATCCTGCGGATCACGACCGAGAGCGCGAACTGGTCGGCTCGGCGGCTCCGGGCGGCGTTCTGGTGCTGGAACGTCGGGCTGGCGCTGATGGTGTTCGTGTCGGTGCTACCGGTCGGCTTCCTCCAGCTGGAAGCCGCCTTCACCGAGAGCTACGCCGTCGCCCGCAGCGTGGCGTTCTACGAGCGCCCACTCGTGCAAGCGCTGTTCTGGGCGCGCATGCCCGGCGACGCGCTGATCATCGTCGGCACCGCGCTCTTCGGCTGGGATGTCGTCGAGAAGCTTCGGACTGTGCGGTCCAGTAGTACCGACCCCGACGAGCAGGTCGTCTCGGATCGCGTGATGGTAGAGAGCGACGACTGA